A genomic segment from Acetomicrobium sp. S15 = DSM 107314 encodes:
- the fabK gene encoding enoyl-[acyl-carrier-protein] reductase FabK, which produces MRPNRVTSLLGVEYPVLQGGMAWVATAELAAAVSNGGGLGMIGAGNMPPEVLDQELKKIKELTDKRFGLNIMLLSPTADDAIELAARHRVPVVTTGAGSPGKVIERLKPLGTVVIPVVASVALAQRVERQGADAVVAEGTEAGGHVGEMTTMVLVPLVADAVEIPVIAAGGISDGRGVAAAFALGAEGVQMGTRFVCAAESTVHEAYKREILKARDRSTVVTGHTTGHPVRCIKNKLTQKFQEMEKAGAPIEELEKLGTGRLRAAVKDGDVVWGSVMAGQSAALVKSIQPAAEIIREIFSEAEDVIRNLKQLLSPVEA; this is translated from the coding sequence ATGAGACCAAATAGAGTTACGTCGCTATTGGGGGTTGAGTACCCTGTGTTGCAGGGCGGGATGGCTTGGGTTGCCACCGCTGAATTGGCTGCCGCTGTGAGCAACGGGGGCGGTTTAGGTATGATCGGCGCCGGCAATATGCCTCCTGAGGTTTTGGATCAAGAATTGAAGAAAATAAAAGAGCTTACGGATAAGCGGTTCGGCCTGAACATAATGTTGCTCTCCCCTACGGCCGACGATGCCATAGAGCTGGCTGCTCGGCATCGCGTCCCGGTGGTGACGACTGGCGCTGGAAGCCCTGGCAAGGTGATAGAGCGCCTGAAACCTCTTGGCACGGTCGTTATCCCCGTCGTGGCGTCTGTAGCTCTCGCGCAGAGGGTGGAACGACAGGGGGCAGATGCGGTAGTGGCGGAAGGTACCGAAGCCGGCGGGCATGTGGGAGAGATGACGACAATGGTATTGGTTCCTTTAGTGGCGGATGCCGTGGAAATTCCGGTCATAGCGGCAGGTGGTATCTCCGATGGTCGCGGCGTAGCTGCCGCCTTTGCGCTCGGCGCTGAAGGTGTGCAGATGGGGACGCGCTTTGTCTGTGCCGCTGAGAGCACGGTCCATGAGGCTTATAAAAGGGAAATATTGAAGGCGCGTGATCGTTCTACGGTTGTGACCGGCCACACTACCGGTCATCCGGTGCGCTGCATAAAGAACAAGCTCACCCAGAAGTTCCAGGAGATGGAGAAGGCCGGTGCACCGATTGAAGAACTGGAAAAGCTCGGGACAGGAAGATTGCGAGCAGCGGTGAAGGATGGCGATGTGGTTTGGGGGTCTGTGATGGCAGGCCAGAGCGCGGCGCTGGTGAAATCGATTCAGCCAGCCGCGGAGATCATAAGGGAGATCTTCTCCGAGGCTGAAGACGTTATAAGAAACCTAAAGCAGTTGCTATCGCCGGTCGAAGCTTGA
- the fabD gene encoding ACP S-malonyltransferase: MAYAIIFPGQGAQEVGMGKELFDEFKEAREVLELADEALSFRLSRLIFDGPEAELQKTEFTQPAIMAVSMASFKVLSSLAPGELSPLFVAGHSLGEYTALVAAQALSLEEGLRLVRLRGQLMQEAVPVGEGAMAAIIGLEESVIVEICKAASKGGKVCEVANYNSGQQLVISGHATAVAEAMEAAKKAGAKRAVPLKVSAPFHCSLMRPVADTLSRAFEACSWRRPVWPLVANATATPVTDIGEIQNVLRRQTYSPVLWKNSIQFMANSGASAFIEAAPGNVLSGLLKGCVSGVESYNLKDLKNLEKTLDFIKGGL; this comes from the coding sequence ATGGCCTACGCTATTATTTTCCCAGGTCAGGGTGCCCAAGAAGTTGGTATGGGAAAGGAGCTCTTCGACGAGTTCAAAGAAGCCCGCGAGGTCTTAGAATTGGCGGATGAGGCCCTCTCTTTCCGGTTGAGTCGCTTGATTTTCGATGGGCCGGAAGCCGAACTGCAAAAGACCGAGTTTACCCAACCGGCTATCATGGCAGTCAGCATGGCTTCGTTCAAAGTTCTCTCCTCTCTGGCTCCAGGAGAGTTGTCTCCGCTCTTCGTGGCTGGACACAGCCTCGGCGAATATACGGCTCTGGTTGCAGCTCAGGCGCTTTCCCTGGAGGAGGGGCTGCGGCTGGTGCGCCTTAGAGGGCAGTTGATGCAGGAGGCTGTGCCCGTAGGCGAAGGTGCGATGGCAGCTATAATAGGATTGGAGGAGAGCGTTATTGTCGAAATTTGCAAGGCAGCCTCAAAAGGTGGTAAAGTCTGCGAGGTGGCCAATTATAATTCAGGCCAACAGCTTGTGATTTCGGGCCATGCTACCGCAGTGGCGGAGGCCATGGAAGCAGCTAAAAAAGCTGGCGCCAAGAGGGCGGTCCCACTGAAGGTGAGTGCGCCGTTTCATTGTTCTCTCATGCGTCCTGTGGCCGATACGCTCTCGCGGGCTTTTGAGGCATGTTCTTGGCGGCGGCCCGTTTGGCCCTTGGTGGCCAACGCTACGGCGACTCCGGTGACGGATATAGGCGAGATTCAAAATGTCCTTCGCCGTCAGACGTATAGCCCCGTCCTGTGGAAAAATTCGATTCAGTTCATGGCGAACTCAGGAGCTTCTGCATTTATTGAAGCGGCTCCCGGCAACGTCTTGAGCGGTTTGCTCAAAGGATGCGTCTCAGGCGTTGAATCCTACAATCTGAAGGATCTAAAGAATTTGGAGAAGACCCTTGATTTCATCAAGGGAGGTCTATAA
- the fabF gene encoding beta-ketoacyl-ACP synthase II: MRRVAITGIGVVSPIGIGKESYWQALKEGKNGVGIITLFDASEFPVRIAAEVKDFSPDKWMDRKEARRSDRVIQFAVAAADMAIEDAKLDVGSLDPQKFGVYLGSGEGGIATSYDNIKALVEKGPSRVSPFFIPMMISNMPAAYVAIRHGARGPNLCAVTACATATHTMGEAYHAIKRGEADVILAGGAEAAITPVGVAGFAAMKALSTRNDAPERASRPFDIDRDGFVLGEGAGVLVFEELEHALARGAYIYAELVGYGNTCDAYHITAPDPTGEGPIRAMALAVSMAGWKLDEVDLINAHGTSTPLNDEMEAKAIRMLFGVHADSIYVHSTKSMIGHGLGAAGALETIATLLAIDEGVIHPTINLEEQDPNCPIPVVAGQAREGKISKALMNSFGFGGHNAVLALQRYESSENA; the protein is encoded by the coding sequence TTGAGGAGAGTTGCGATCACAGGAATAGGCGTGGTGAGCCCCATCGGCATCGGGAAGGAATCTTATTGGCAGGCGCTCAAAGAGGGCAAAAATGGGGTTGGAATCATCACCCTTTTTGATGCCTCCGAGTTTCCGGTCAGGATTGCTGCCGAGGTGAAGGATTTTTCCCCAGACAAATGGATGGATCGCAAAGAAGCGCGGCGAAGCGACCGTGTGATCCAGTTTGCCGTGGCTGCTGCTGACATGGCGATAGAGGATGCCAAACTTGACGTAGGAAGCCTCGATCCTCAAAAGTTCGGCGTTTATTTGGGCAGCGGTGAAGGTGGCATTGCCACGAGCTATGACAATATAAAAGCGTTGGTCGAAAAAGGACCCTCTCGCGTCAGCCCCTTTTTTATTCCGATGATGATAAGCAATATGCCAGCGGCCTATGTGGCGATAAGACATGGGGCTCGCGGTCCCAATCTGTGCGCTGTTACCGCTTGTGCTACCGCGACCCACACGATGGGCGAGGCTTACCACGCGATTAAAAGAGGCGAAGCCGACGTCATACTTGCCGGTGGCGCCGAGGCTGCCATAACGCCTGTGGGGGTTGCCGGCTTCGCGGCTATGAAGGCCCTCTCCACTCGTAACGATGCTCCTGAGCGCGCCTCGAGGCCCTTCGATATCGACCGTGATGGCTTTGTGTTGGGAGAGGGCGCCGGCGTTTTAGTATTCGAAGAGTTGGAGCATGCCTTGGCGAGGGGGGCGTATATCTATGCGGAACTCGTCGGTTACGGAAATACATGCGACGCCTATCACATCACTGCCCCCGATCCTACCGGCGAGGGACCTATTAGGGCTATGGCTTTGGCCGTATCGATGGCAGGTTGGAAGCTGGATGAAGTCGACCTGATCAACGCCCATGGCACATCTACCCCGCTCAACGACGAGATGGAGGCCAAGGCCATCCGAATGCTTTTTGGAGTCCATGCCGATTCCATCTATGTCCATTCAACCAAGTCAATGATCGGCCATGGATTGGGCGCTGCCGGAGCGCTGGAGACGATCGCCACCCTGCTCGCCATCGATGAGGGGGTCATACACCCCACCATAAACTTGGAGGAACAGGACCCGAATTGTCCAATCCCCGTGGTGGCTGGACAGGCGAGAGAGGGGAAGATATCAAAGGCGTTAATGAACAGCTTCGGTTTTGGGGGTCACAACGCAGTTTTGGCTCTGCAACGCTATGAGAGCTCCGAAAATGCTTGA
- the hypF gene encoding carbamoyltransferase HypF, giving the protein MINEFVVLVTGVVQGVGFRPFVARLAHNLGLSGRVKNTSSGVVIIVQGSEDGINEFLRRLKDEHPAIASIQKITIESKKQIAIEEADHSFAIEQSERQDRQEVLIPPDIATCDDCLREMDDPSNRRYRYPFINCTNCGPRYTIIRALPYDRAQTTMACFPMCEACNEEYEDPEDRRYHAQPNACRACGPKIWLAGPYGEAIATGDEAIDVTIAALKNGKIVAIKGIGGYHLACDPTSDAVVTKLRERKGRPSKPFAIMAADLNQADALAYITPAARELLLSPRRPIVICPKRANAKISPAVAPAQDTIGIMLPYTPIHHLIMKDMPALIMTSANISDSPLISGNREALKSLQGIADAFLMHNRDIYVRIDDSVMSMAGNRPVFLRRARGYVPQPFIADDEAPPILGAGAEMKATFSLSHGRLIFTSQYLGDMKELPSLALYEEVLSHMIALYNVRPRFLVYDLHPQFLSTSIAKRSLSGIEDSLPVQHHFAHFAACLQENRHYEEAMGLIMDGTGYGEDGSVWGGELLAGSLSSCRRIGHLLPTPLLGGDRSVLEPWRHALSLMATALGEGEAIKWASRLWPKKEELMRPVLTSAKASPITTSCGRLFDGIAALLGVRDSITYDAQAAMELEAMACGAGEFAPFSVVAQNEHILIDWRPAVIWTLERLGHIEPAKIAAAFHDGLSKSLAEACSTASEMFGLKHVALSGGTWQNRRLFSMTCSFLRRLGLLPLVHRFLPPNDECVSFGQVAVGITRWGRMANIKARGTPSPILPS; this is encoded by the coding sequence ATGATAAACGAGTTTGTCGTCTTGGTCACCGGCGTGGTCCAGGGCGTAGGTTTTAGGCCCTTCGTAGCGAGGCTGGCTCACAATCTCGGGCTCTCCGGAAGAGTGAAAAACACTTCCTCCGGCGTCGTGATCATAGTCCAGGGGAGCGAAGACGGGATAAATGAGTTCTTGAGGAGGCTCAAAGATGAGCATCCTGCTATCGCCTCGATACAAAAGATCACGATAGAAAGCAAAAAACAAATCGCAATAGAGGAAGCTGACCATTCCTTCGCTATCGAACAGAGCGAACGACAAGATAGACAAGAGGTCCTAATTCCCCCAGACATAGCTACCTGTGACGACTGTCTGAGGGAGATGGACGACCCATCTAACAGGCGCTACCGCTACCCTTTCATCAACTGCACAAACTGCGGCCCCAGATATACGATCATAAGGGCGCTCCCTTACGATCGAGCTCAAACGACCATGGCCTGTTTTCCCATGTGCGAGGCTTGCAACGAGGAATACGAAGACCCAGAAGACAGACGATACCATGCTCAACCCAACGCATGTCGTGCCTGCGGTCCAAAAATTTGGCTCGCAGGCCCATACGGAGAGGCCATCGCCACAGGGGATGAAGCTATCGACGTTACCATAGCCGCACTGAAAAACGGCAAGATCGTGGCGATAAAGGGCATAGGCGGATACCATCTCGCCTGCGACCCCACCTCAGATGCCGTCGTCACAAAATTGAGGGAGAGAAAAGGCCGTCCGAGCAAGCCCTTCGCCATCATGGCGGCAGACCTAAACCAGGCGGATGCCTTGGCTTACATCACACCGGCAGCGCGCGAGCTGTTGCTTTCGCCACGTCGGCCTATAGTCATATGTCCTAAAAGAGCGAACGCCAAGATTTCACCGGCAGTCGCGCCAGCTCAGGACACAATAGGCATAATGTTGCCCTATACCCCGATTCACCACCTCATCATGAAGGACATGCCCGCTCTCATCATGACCAGCGCCAATATCTCGGACTCCCCCCTCATTTCGGGAAACAGGGAGGCCTTGAAATCCTTACAAGGCATAGCCGATGCCTTTCTCATGCATAACAGGGACATTTATGTAAGGATAGACGATTCGGTAATGTCCATGGCTGGCAACAGGCCCGTTTTTTTGAGGCGTGCCAGGGGTTACGTGCCGCAGCCGTTCATAGCCGATGACGAGGCGCCGCCGATCTTGGGGGCAGGAGCGGAGATGAAGGCCACGTTTTCGCTGAGCCATGGCCGCCTGATCTTCACCAGCCAATACCTCGGCGATATGAAGGAGCTCCCATCTTTAGCTCTATACGAAGAGGTTTTGAGCCACATGATAGCGCTCTACAATGTGCGCCCCCGTTTTCTCGTCTACGACCTTCATCCTCAGTTCCTCTCCACATCCATCGCTAAGCGATCACTGAGCGGCATAGAGGATTCCCTCCCCGTCCAGCACCATTTCGCCCACTTTGCCGCTTGTCTGCAGGAGAACAGGCACTACGAAGAGGCCATGGGTCTAATAATGGATGGCACGGGATATGGCGAAGACGGAAGCGTATGGGGGGGCGAACTTTTGGCGGGAAGTCTGTCGTCGTGCCGCCGAATCGGACACCTTTTGCCAACTCCGCTGCTCGGAGGCGACCGATCCGTGCTGGAACCTTGGCGCCATGCTTTGTCTTTAATGGCGACGGCCTTGGGCGAAGGCGAAGCCATAAAATGGGCCTCTCGCCTGTGGCCTAAGAAGGAAGAACTGATGCGCCCCGTATTGACATCGGCCAAGGCGTCTCCCATTACGACATCCTGCGGCAGGCTTTTCGATGGAATTGCAGCACTCCTCGGAGTGCGCGATTCGATAACCTACGACGCTCAAGCCGCCATGGAGCTCGAGGCAATGGCCTGCGGGGCCGGAGAATTTGCCCCTTTTTCCGTCGTGGCCCAAAATGAACACATCCTGATCGATTGGCGACCTGCCGTAATATGGACGTTAGAAAGGCTAGGCCACATAGAGCCTGCAAAGATAGCGGCTGCTTTTCACGATGGTCTATCCAAGTCGCTCGCCGAGGCGTGTTCTACTGCGAGCGAAATGTTTGGCCTTAAACATGTAGCTTTATCGGGCGGCACTTGGCAAAACAGGCGGCTTTTTTCTATGACCTGCTCTTTTTTGCGAAGGTTAGGGCTGTTGCCGCTCGTGCATCGCTTCCTGCCGCCCAACGACGAATGCGTATCCTTCGGCCAGGTTGCCGTGGGGATAACTCGCTGGGGTCGCATGGCCAATATAAAGGCGAGGGGAACGCCCTCGCCTATTTTGCCATCCTGA
- a CDS encoding cold-shock protein: protein MRGTVKWFNGTKGYGFITTEEGKDVFVHYSAIDMQGFKTLNEGDSVEFDVVQGDKGPQAARVRKAS, encoded by the coding sequence ATGCGAGGTACTGTCAAGTGGTTTAACGGCACCAAGGGGTATGGTTTCATCACCACAGAAGAGGGCAAGGATGTGTTTGTTCACTATAGCGCCATCGATATGCAAGGCTTCAAGACCCTCAACGAAGGCGATAGCGTCGAGTTCGACGTTGTCCAGGGAGACAAAGGACCTCAGGCAGCGCGCGTGCGGAAGGCTTCTTAG
- the acpP gene encoding acyl carrier protein, whose protein sequence is MQADEVMKRLKEIVMDRLDVEEDQIKPEASFVEDLGADSLDIVELIMGIEEEFDIEIPDEDAEKLTTVGEAFEYVKGKLGVEE, encoded by the coding sequence ATGCAAGCTGATGAGGTTATGAAGCGCCTGAAGGAGATCGTGATGGATCGTTTGGATGTGGAGGAGGATCAGATAAAACCCGAAGCCTCCTTCGTGGAGGATTTGGGCGCCGACTCTTTGGATATCGTGGAGCTGATAATGGGCATCGAAGAGGAGTTCGATATCGAAATTCCCGATGAGGACGCAGAGAAGCTCACGACTGTCGGCGAGGCTTTTGAGTATGTGAAGGGCAAGCTGGGTGTAGAAGAATAG
- the fabG gene encoding 3-oxoacyl-[acyl-carrier-protein] reductase, whose translation MASSCKVALVTGAGKGIGRAIALEMARKGYVVAVNYRSSAVGAREVVDQIGKEGGKAEAFCADVSDPNEAKRLFKDIALRLGEVSILINNAGITKDNLLLRMKDDEWAEVLSVNLNSVYYCTKEALRYMIRARWGRIVNVSSVAALMGNPGQANYAAAKAGIIGFTKSVAREVASRGITVNAVAPGFISTDMTAALDDPIKEGLLSLVPLGRPGAPEEVAKAVAFLASDDSGYITGQILAVDGGMTMH comes from the coding sequence ATGGCCTCGTCTTGTAAGGTGGCACTGGTAACCGGCGCTGGTAAAGGGATTGGGCGTGCTATAGCTCTGGAAATGGCGAGGAAGGGTTATGTCGTTGCCGTAAACTATCGGAGTTCGGCCGTTGGAGCGCGGGAAGTGGTCGATCAGATAGGAAAGGAAGGCGGTAAGGCGGAAGCCTTTTGTGCCGATGTCTCCGATCCGAACGAGGCAAAGAGGCTCTTCAAAGATATTGCGCTCAGGTTGGGTGAAGTTTCAATTCTGATCAATAACGCTGGTATAACGAAGGATAATCTACTTTTGCGCATGAAAGACGACGAATGGGCCGAAGTGCTCTCGGTGAATTTGAACTCTGTCTATTATTGCACAAAAGAGGCGCTTCGCTATATGATAAGGGCGCGCTGGGGCCGCATAGTGAACGTGAGCTCCGTTGCTGCGTTGATGGGAAACCCCGGCCAGGCCAATTATGCCGCTGCCAAGGCGGGGATAATTGGCTTCACTAAGAGCGTGGCTCGCGAAGTGGCCTCCAGGGGGATAACCGTCAATGCTGTGGCGCCTGGTTTTATATCCACCGATATGACGGCTGCTCTGGATGATCCGATAAAAGAAGGGCTTTTGTCGCTAGTACCGTTGGGTCGTCCGGGTGCGCCGGAAGAGGTGGCCAAAGCTGTAGCATTTTTGGCCTCTGACGACTCCGGTTACATAACCGGACAAATCCTCGCCGTAGATGGCGGCATGACGATGCACTGA
- a CDS encoding 3-oxoacyl-ACP synthase III family protein: MPLYQGRPVSLFGTGIYMPEHVLTNHDLEKMVDTSDAWIKERTGISERRIAARDELTSDLALKASIEALRDASIPPEAIDMVLVATNTPDSIFPGVAPKVQGMLDASRAGACDIQSGCTSSVYALAMAASGIASGIWDNVLVIGAEVLSRLVNWKDRNTCVLFGDGAGAAVLGASRDGKNRVIASSLRSDGTKHNLITFLGGLVQYPATHDTIDAGLHHIQMKGNEVFKFANRTLPSFLEDFCRDVDCPVDKIDWWVFHQANWRIIEGVLKRMDVPLEKTIVNLDKYGNTSSASVFVALHEGLQSGKIKRGDLVLTVSFGSGMTYGAILFEV, from the coding sequence ATGCCGCTTTATCAGGGTAGGCCCGTTTCGCTGTTTGGCACCGGTATATACATGCCAGAGCACGTGCTCACAAACCATGACCTGGAAAAGATGGTGGATACGAGCGATGCCTGGATAAAAGAAAGGACCGGGATAAGCGAGCGCCGCATTGCTGCTCGAGACGAGCTGACGAGTGACTTGGCCTTGAAAGCTTCGATAGAGGCGCTGAGGGATGCTTCTATTCCCCCCGAGGCAATCGATATGGTCTTAGTAGCTACAAATACGCCGGATAGCATCTTCCCAGGCGTTGCTCCGAAGGTTCAAGGAATGCTCGATGCCTCTCGGGCCGGGGCTTGCGATATTCAGTCCGGTTGCACGAGCAGTGTATATGCCTTAGCTATGGCCGCGTCTGGCATAGCTTCTGGCATATGGGATAACGTTTTGGTCATAGGCGCTGAGGTGCTTTCCAGGTTGGTCAACTGGAAGGATCGCAATACCTGCGTCTTGTTCGGCGATGGCGCTGGAGCGGCCGTGTTAGGCGCAAGTCGAGATGGAAAGAACCGGGTCATCGCATCAAGTCTCCGTTCTGATGGAACGAAGCATAACCTCATCACCTTTCTTGGTGGGCTTGTCCAGTATCCGGCAACTCACGATACGATAGACGCCGGGCTGCATCACATACAAATGAAGGGAAACGAGGTCTTCAAATTTGCCAACAGGACGCTGCCGTCGTTTTTGGAAGATTTCTGTCGCGATGTTGACTGTCCAGTTGATAAAATAGACTGGTGGGTGTTTCATCAGGCCAATTGGCGGATCATAGAAGGGGTGCTGAAGAGGATGGATGTGCCGCTCGAGAAGACCATCGTGAACCTGGATAAATACGGCAACACCTCGTCGGCCTCTGTCTTCGTGGCCCTTCACGAAGGCCTGCAAAGCGGAAAGATTAAGCGTGGTGACTTGGTTTTGACCGTGAGCTTTGGGTCAGGTATGACTTATGGAGCAATCCTCTTTGAGGTATGA
- the plsX gene encoding phosphate acyltransferase PlsX: protein MLLALDAMGGDHAPSEICRGAILACKEHSDLEVALVGRAPLIEQEIGGAEPQVLRRIHIVHTDEYITMDELPAAAMRKKKKASLRLAMEMVRSGEADGCISAGNTGAIVAGGILVIGRIAGIDRPGLGVPIPALKRLTLLIDVGATVRCKPLNLYQFAQMGSLYMRHVMNVPKPTVALLSNGEEEIKGDEVIFEAREMLSRSSLNFIGYVEGKDIPFGTADVIVCDGFTGNAMLKFIEGTGEALYTLFKDEMGQRLLPKVGIFFFLPMLKELWTRFDYEQYGGTPLLGVKGAVIKAHGRSKAPAIASALRVARNFIKQNCLKSIEEELAQGGV, encoded by the coding sequence TTGTTGCTTGCACTCGATGCCATGGGGGGCGATCATGCTCCCTCTGAAATATGCCGCGGTGCCATCTTGGCGTGCAAAGAACATAGCGATTTGGAAGTAGCCCTTGTGGGCCGAGCTCCGTTGATAGAACAGGAAATCGGGGGCGCCGAGCCTCAGGTGCTTCGAAGGATTCATATAGTCCATACCGATGAATATATCACTATGGACGAATTGCCGGCCGCCGCCATGAGGAAGAAAAAGAAGGCGAGCCTTCGCCTTGCGATGGAGATGGTCAGAAGCGGAGAGGCGGACGGATGTATCTCTGCAGGCAACACTGGAGCCATAGTGGCCGGGGGAATACTGGTCATAGGGCGCATCGCCGGCATAGATCGGCCAGGACTGGGTGTTCCCATACCTGCTTTAAAGCGCCTGACGCTGCTCATAGATGTGGGTGCCACTGTTCGATGTAAACCCTTGAATCTTTATCAGTTTGCCCAGATGGGCAGCTTGTATATGCGCCATGTGATGAACGTCCCAAAGCCAACGGTGGCTCTCTTGTCCAACGGCGAGGAGGAGATTAAAGGCGACGAAGTCATCTTCGAGGCGCGAGAGATGCTAAGCAGAAGCTCCCTCAATTTCATCGGTTATGTGGAAGGCAAGGATATTCCCTTCGGCACAGCAGATGTGATAGTGTGTGACGGATTTACCGGCAACGCCATGTTGAAATTCATAGAGGGTACAGGTGAAGCGTTGTACACATTGTTCAAAGACGAGATGGGACAGCGACTCCTGCCCAAAGTGGGCATCTTTTTCTTCTTGCCCATGTTGAAGGAATTGTGGACGCGCTTTGATTACGAACAATATGGAGGCACGCCCCTTTTGGGCGTCAAAGGGGCCGTGATCAAGGCGCATGGTCGTTCCAAAGCGCCGGCCATCGCGAGCGCGTTGAGGGTAGCGAGGAACTTTATAAAGCAGAATTGTCTTAAAAGCATCGAAGAGGAGTTGGCTCAAGGAGGGGTATGA